From Tachysurus fulvidraco isolate hzauxx_2018 chromosome 10, HZAU_PFXX_2.0, whole genome shotgun sequence, one genomic window encodes:
- the wnt7bb gene encoding protein Wnt-7b isoform X2 — MPRSLTQRMIKVLLCFAIVYLRLGALSSVVALGANIICNKIPGLAPRQRAICQSRPDAIIVIGEGAQLGINECQYQFRYGRWNCSALGERTVFGQELRVGSKEAAFTYAITAAGVAHAVTAACSQGNMSHCGCDREKQGYYNQEEGWKWGGCSADIKHGIEFSRRFVDAREIKKNARRLMNLHNNEAGRKVLEERMKLECKCHGVSGSCTTKTCWTTLPKFREIGYVLKEKYNKAVHVEVVRATRLRQPTFLKVKKVHGYQKPEETDLVYIERSPNYCEEDARTGSVGTQGRLCNRTSAHTDGCDLMCCDRGYNTHQYTKVWQCNCKFQWCCFVKCNTCSERTEVFTCK, encoded by the exons ATGCCCAGATCCCTAACACAGCGGATGATTAAAGTGCTGCTCTGTTTCGCCATCGTTTATTTGCGACTCGG GGCCCTTTCCTCTGTGGTGGCCCTGGGTGCAAACATCATCTGCAATAAGATTCCAGGCCTGGCACCTCGCCAGCGGGCCATCTGCCAAAGTCGCCCTGACGCCATCATTGTAATAGGCGAGGGGGCTCAGCTGGGCATAAACGAGTGTCAGTACCAGTTCCGCTACGGCCGCTGGAATTGCTCGGCCCTGGGAGAGCGCACCGTCTTTGGCCAGGAACTCCGAGTAG GCAGCAAGGAGGCTGCATTCACCTATGCCATCACCGCTGCCGGAGTGGCCCATGCGGTGACAGCGGCATGCAGCCAAGGCAACATGAGCCACTGTGGCTGCGATCGTGAGAAACAGGGCTACTACAACCAAGAGGAGGGCTGGAAGTGGGGAGGATGCTCCGCCGATATCAAACATGGCATCGAGTTCTCCCGGAGGTTTGTAGATGCTcgggagataaaaaaaaacgcacGCAGACTGATGAACCTGCACAACAACGAAGCAGGGAGAAAG GTGCTGGAAGAGCGGATGAAGCTGGAGTGTAAATGCCATGGCGTGTCAGGCTCTTGCACCACTAAGACATGCTGGACCACCCTTCCGAAGTTTAGAGAAATAGGCTATGTGCTGAAGGAAAAGTACAATAAAGCGGTCCATGTGGAGGTAGTTCGAGCCACTAGACTACGCCAGCCTACCTTCCTCAAGGTGAAGAAAGTGCACGGCTATCAAAAACCCGAAGAGACCGATCTGGTCTACATCGAGCGTTCACCTAACTACTGCGAGGAGGACGCTAGGACCGGCAGCGTGGGGACGCAGGGTCGCTTATGTAACAGAACGTCGGCACATACGGACGGCTGCGACCTGATGTGCTGCGACCGGGGGTACAACACTCACCAGTACACCAAGGTGTGGCAGTGTAACTGCAAGTTTCAGTGGTGCTGCTTTGTCAAATGCAACACCTGCAGCGAGAGGACGGAGGTGTTCACCTGCAAATGA
- the wnt7bb gene encoding protein Wnt-7b isoform X1 codes for MIVFSSRTVLLSVYYPQIFLILTSGSYLALSSVVALGANIICNKIPGLAPRQRAICQSRPDAIIVIGEGAQLGINECQYQFRYGRWNCSALGERTVFGQELRVGSKEAAFTYAITAAGVAHAVTAACSQGNMSHCGCDREKQGYYNQEEGWKWGGCSADIKHGIEFSRRFVDAREIKKNARRLMNLHNNEAGRKVLEERMKLECKCHGVSGSCTTKTCWTTLPKFREIGYVLKEKYNKAVHVEVVRATRLRQPTFLKVKKVHGYQKPEETDLVYIERSPNYCEEDARTGSVGTQGRLCNRTSAHTDGCDLMCCDRGYNTHQYTKVWQCNCKFQWCCFVKCNTCSERTEVFTCK; via the exons ATGATCGTGTTCTCGTCGCGCACTGTGCTGCTGTCAGTCTACTACCCTCAGatcttcctcatcctcaccAGCGGCAGCTACCT GGCCCTTTCCTCTGTGGTGGCCCTGGGTGCAAACATCATCTGCAATAAGATTCCAGGCCTGGCACCTCGCCAGCGGGCCATCTGCCAAAGTCGCCCTGACGCCATCATTGTAATAGGCGAGGGGGCTCAGCTGGGCATAAACGAGTGTCAGTACCAGTTCCGCTACGGCCGCTGGAATTGCTCGGCCCTGGGAGAGCGCACCGTCTTTGGCCAGGAACTCCGAGTAG GCAGCAAGGAGGCTGCATTCACCTATGCCATCACCGCTGCCGGAGTGGCCCATGCGGTGACAGCGGCATGCAGCCAAGGCAACATGAGCCACTGTGGCTGCGATCGTGAGAAACAGGGCTACTACAACCAAGAGGAGGGCTGGAAGTGGGGAGGATGCTCCGCCGATATCAAACATGGCATCGAGTTCTCCCGGAGGTTTGTAGATGCTcgggagataaaaaaaaacgcacGCAGACTGATGAACCTGCACAACAACGAAGCAGGGAGAAAG GTGCTGGAAGAGCGGATGAAGCTGGAGTGTAAATGCCATGGCGTGTCAGGCTCTTGCACCACTAAGACATGCTGGACCACCCTTCCGAAGTTTAGAGAAATAGGCTATGTGCTGAAGGAAAAGTACAATAAAGCGGTCCATGTGGAGGTAGTTCGAGCCACTAGACTACGCCAGCCTACCTTCCTCAAGGTGAAGAAAGTGCACGGCTATCAAAAACCCGAAGAGACCGATCTGGTCTACATCGAGCGTTCACCTAACTACTGCGAGGAGGACGCTAGGACCGGCAGCGTGGGGACGCAGGGTCGCTTATGTAACAGAACGTCGGCACATACGGACGGCTGCGACCTGATGTGCTGCGACCGGGGGTACAACACTCACCAGTACACCAAGGTGTGGCAGTGTAACTGCAAGTTTCAGTGGTGCTGCTTTGTCAAATGCAACACCTGCAGCGAGAGGACGGAGGTGTTCACCTGCAAATGA